The DNA window taGAATCCTTTACCTAAATGTGCAAAACGGATTGTTGTTACGTGCACGTGCAAAACCCTATTCTATGTAATCCATGGCAACCCACCACAGTTTCTGAATTGTGCATAAACCGTGGCAGGCTGGGACGGTTTATGGGGAAACTTAGATGCTTATAAACCGTGGGAGGTTCCAGCGGTTTATGAAGGGGGCGTGGAAGGTATAAACCGTAGTAGGTTACTACGGTTTATGAAGAAGGTGCactaaatgtaaaaccatgtaACCCACCGCGGTTTATAAAGACTGCAGCAAAATAAgtcatttttagaaaaataaaaaatttaaaaacctaaattttttatttttatacttttagaatataagattaaatatttttatttaaattagaaaaataaaataaagtccagcaatatccaataaacaacagatatgtaaatttattatttttttaatttttaaactaaaaaaagtatttttttctaatagcagaaaaataaaaaattacaagaatatctaaaaaataaaaaattgaaaaaatttaatttttttaaattaatttattcttaatttgtaaccaattacataaaaaaaagtcaGCTGTCCGGGTATAGCATTAtccgatgaataaaaaaataaaaaatatttttaaaaatttaaaaattttaaaaacctaaatttcttatttttatatttttagattgtaagattaaatttttttaattaaaattaagaaataaaataaaggccAGCAATATCTTgtaaacaacagatctgtaaatttattagtttttaatttttaaactaaaaaataattcttttttctaattgtagaaaaataaaaaattctaagaatatcaaaaaaataaaaaattgaacaattttatttttttaaattaatttactcTTAATTTGTAAACAAGTGTAGCAAAGAAAGTCAATTCtccgggtgtagcattatccggtgaataaaaaaaataaaaaaatatttttagaaaaattaaaaaatttaaaaacctaactttttatttttatatttttagattataagatttaatatttttatttaaattaaaaaaataaaataaagtccagcaatatcaagtaaaaaaaaatcagtaaatttattattttttaattttaaaactgaaaaataaatNNNNNNNNNNNNNNNNNNNNNNNNNNNNNNNNNNNNNNNNNNNNNNNNNNNNNNNNNNNNNNNNNNNNNNNNNNNNNNNNNNNNNNNNNNNNNNNNNNNNNNNNNNNNNNNNNNNNNNNNNNNNNNNNNNNNNNNNNNNNNNNNNNNNNNNNNNNNNNNNNNNNNNNNNNNNNNNNNNNNNNaaaaaatatttttagaaaagttaaaaattttaattttcttaaattaatttattcttagtttaaattaatttattcttaatttattcTTCATAAACCGCGGTGGGTTACCGGGTTTTACATTTAGTGCACcttcttcataaaccgtggtaatCTATCACGGTTTATGCCTTCCACGCCCCCTTCATAAACCGCTGGAACCTCCCACGGTTTACAAGCATCTAAGTTTCCCCATAAAACGTCCCAGCCTGCCACGGTTTATGCACAATTTAGAAACCGTGGTGGGTTGCCACGGATTACATAGAATAGAGTTTTGCACATGCACGTAACAACAATCCGTTTTGCATATTTGGATAAAGAATTCtgtcattttatttaaataagtaaattaccctaaaaaaaatttatttttgctaATGTAGTATTATATGATTAGGTACacatataaaattacttaatattaACGGtgcttaaaattaaattctaatagtAATGGTAGTTCTATATAAATTTTCTAACAACATAACAAACACAATTCATACATTTTTGTaggtataaaaaatttattgagtgtttgttttttatttataaaaaactaAACTTCTCCTTAGTTTTTTTTCTAAAGTTGTGTGTGTGCATTCTTGTAGTATCAAAATTTCCTTTCCCATCATTAGTGGTGATTGTCTCCAAGCATCAAATGCATGACCTCAATTTTTGACATATTTTATTGGTTTTCCTTTTCCAATCAATGGGATAATGTATTTAGGGAAACACAACATATGTATGACCTATCTTACGTGAAGAACAAAGATCTCCAAATGAGTGTAAtataactatatcataccatgAAATCTGTTCACCAATGAGACGAAATGTAGAATTAGTAACCTTATAATGCAAATTTAAGATTTGATTTATATtgaaggaagaaaataaaattaatttcacaCTTTAATAAGGTtttcacaaatttttaaaattgctatatattttaattttcattttcttacaCGTAACACCTAAAGCTctcaaatattttgttaataattataattaattaacatatatgTTTAACATTaatgttacattttttttcgtgagagaattaacattattattatcaacaaaattagtcatgaatataaaatatacattaaaaataaattaaactatatatatttatataaaaatatataataactaatttttatatttgactttaatgtataaataatatttttatattactataatatgaatatttttttcttaaagagAATGCTTCAATACATGATGATTGACTCAACAAATATTCtccaaatataaatttatattccaAAAAGGGGAACCAAAAGAGTGAAATTTAATTCACATATGATCACATCATGAAGCTTTCAACCTTCAATTATGTTTCTCCTCTTCTAGTTttgttgtatttattatttgttgtgACAGTAGCCAAATCGTCACAACAACCTACATATATGAACTATTCATTTCCCGCTGTTATAGCTTTTGGTGATTCAATCTTGGATACTGGCAACAACAATTATATTCTAACAGCTTTGAGGTCCAATTTTAAACCTTACGGCAGAGATTTCTTTGGAGAAGAATCCACCGGAAGGTTTTGCAATGGCAGAATTCCTTCAGATTTTTATGGTAATTGTTAACAAATATTCACTATATATCTGTATcacatgaaaaataattattcttctttttaataCATAGtatttatttgtcattttcACTATTGATGatttactaataataaaaaaagggttATATTTCATATCACCATAAAAGGATTTTGATATGATTTTATAGTAATAATAGTACATTTTAGTAGACTATTTTTATTCGTGTCTTACTCTTCAGAATAATTCTATTGGTAATATTTGTcattttgataaaatacttattatgaattctcacaaatagaaaaaaatttgtactaacagatttggattttttttttcagttgaaATACTTGGAATTAAGGATTCCTTGCCACCTTATCTTGATCCAGATTTGGAGATTGAAGATCTCGTAAGTGGGGTGAGCTTTGCCTCTGCTGGTTCAGGATATGATCCTCTCACAGTTGAACTAGCTGTAATCTTCATTTTACTCCTCCATTATTGTCTCTAAGATCATAGTTGAAAAAGtatcataaaatataaacaCTTAGTTAACtcgaaatatttaaattatagtttaattatttggtTGGTCtctatattttcaatcaaatttataattaagtctttatacttttttttcaattaaatctttacataatttttaattttgtaattggattatttttgtgttaaaaatattaaaattaacgaaATATTTCTTTCAAAAGATATGTGATCAAATATctaattaagtttttaactaTGAGTgcattcaatttttcaaaaaatattctgttaattctaataatttttacactaataaatacctaattacaaaattaaaagcaacgtaaaaatctaattaaaaagatttataagaacctaattataaatttaataaaattataagagctaaaagaataataaaatcttaaattttatatatatatatatatatgaatttaaaatttatttaccaTATATAgtaaatttgattataaatttttaaactataatAACTCGTTCAAAACCTTAATTACTCTTAAACCTATGTATGTGTTGCAAGATCCTctaacaattttcttttctattatgatattattatatatatatcagtCAGTGTTGTCAACAGAGGATCAATTAGAGATGTTCAAAGAATACATTGGAAAACTTAAGGGTGCTGTGGGAGAAGAAAGAACAGCTTACATTCTTGAAAAGAGCATAGTTCTCATCAGCATGGGAAGCAATGATATTGCAGGAACATATTTTCTCACACCATATAGGAAAGTCCATTACAATGTCAAACAATATACAAGAAGGCTTATCAGATTAACAACAAGATTTATATTGGTATGTAAATACTTAATTACTATATATGCAATTGAATATTAGAAGACCTTTATTTGAATAATACTTATAGCTTGAATGGTTGGTTAAATAAGATAAGAGttttattctcacttatgaaatTAGTGGTTTGTAGTTTTAATTTGGCCTAAAATTTTCAAATGCAAGAATAATGCTAGAAAATATTTAGTGGTTCTTTCTTTTAACTCCCCTAGGCCTAAAGTTAAGTGATATTAGAAGATATTGTACTTCTTAAAATGCAAACCCAAAGGGTAATACAAATCAAGTAGTATTGAATTGTGTGtgatattattatgattatgattagaTAGACTATTGGTTTAATCGGATTAATCAGTCATTTAATTGTTCAATTTAAGGTGAAAATTCAgatgaagtcgacttcacgtgaagttgatatctgagagccgttagataaaaatttagtcaaatcaattaaatcatctaacgattctcagtatcaacttcacgtgaagtcgactgcacctgagtttccaccttaATTCAATACAAGGAACATATATAATATGTCTGATGTTCCTTTATCAATAACACTACTTTACCATAATTAGTCATTTAACTATTGAAAAAGTTGAATTGTTAGATGCAAACAAATattatatgatgatgatgatgaattgaATGAATAAAAGGAACTATATCGATTGGGAGCAAGAAGGATTGGAACAGTGAGCTTATCAGCATTAGGATGCATCCCAATGCAAAGGACAGTGAGAGGAGGCATAAAAAGGAATTGTGTGGAACCAGTAACAAAGGCTGCACAAGTCTACAATACCATGCTCAATCAATCACTTATGGCTCTCAAGAAGACCCTCTCTGGTTCCAGAATTGTATACCTTGATGTCCATAACTCACTCAATATGCTCATTCAACACCCCAATCAATTTGGTCAGTTTtctatacatatacatacatatataaacaaTATTTTAGAAACAATTTGGTAAGTTTCACATTCATATTCTATGtgaaattttatacatatttttttttttttttttttggtattagtgaaattttatacatatactAATTGGTTAAGTGACTGTGGAACAGGGTTTGAGAGCGTGGATAGAGCATGCTGTGGCATTGCAAGTATGGAACTTGGCCCATTTTGTAGCACTTTCTCATTGAAAATATGCAAAGATGCATCCAAATATGTGTTCTGGGATAGTTATCACCCTACTGAGAGAACTTACGGCATTCTTACCTCAGATTTGATAAAAAAGACCATTGATCAATTTGTCTAAAATTGAATTTCCATATTAATTTGTCCAATGAATGATACATGTTAGTGTACCAAACTAGCTAGAACCTAAGATTTGATTATTGCAATGAATTAAACACAACAAAC is part of the Arachis duranensis cultivar V14167 chromosome 1, aradu.V14167.gnm2.J7QH, whole genome shotgun sequence genome and encodes:
- the LOC127747544 gene encoding GDSL esterase/lipase At1g20120-like, coding for MKLSTFNYVSPLLVLLYLLFVVTVAKSSQQPTYMNYSFPAVIAFGDSILDTGNNNYILTALRSNFKPYGRDFFGEESTGRFCNGRIPSDFYVEILGIKDSLPPYLDPDLEIEDLVSGVSFASAGSGYDPLTVELASVLSTEDQLEMFKEYIGKLKGAVGEERTAYILEKSIVLISMGSNDIAGTYFLTPYRKVHYNVKQYTRRLIRLTTRFILELYRLGARRIGTVSLSALGCIPMQRTVRGGIKRNCVEPVTKAAQVYNTMLNQSLMALKKTLSGSRIVYLDVHNSLNMLIQHPNQFGFESVDRACCGIASMELGPFCSTFSLKICKDASKYVFWDSYHPTERTYGILTSDLIKKTIDQFV